GAGGCAGTATGAAAGTATTTCTAGCATCCGATATGGATGGTAAAGGGCTAAAAGATGCCCTAGTTGAAGAAGTAAAGAGACTTGGCTACGACTATGAAGACCTCACAGAAGAAGGTTTTGACCTAGTTGATAGCTCCAAGGCCGTATGCCAAAAGCTACTTGAAGTTGATGGCATGTTAACATCAGGCTCTGATGACCAATCAGTAGGCGTGGTTATCGACAAGTACGGAGCAGGTTCTTACATGGCTTGTTCTAAACACAAGGGAATGATTGCCGCAGAAGTTAGCGAAGAAAGATCAGCCCTCATGACAAAAAGACACAACGGTGCAAGAATCCTAGTTATGGGCTCAGCCATAGTTGGCGAAGAACTTGCCAAATCATGCTTAAGATCATTCTTATCCCACGGTTATGACGGTGGTCGTCACCAAATAAGAATTGATATGCTAAACAAAATGCTTTAAGGAGGTCTTTTATGAAAATAGCTTTAGGATGCGATCATATTGTAACAAGTCTTAAGATGCAGGTATCAGACCATCTTAAGAGTCTAGGCCACGAAGTTTACGACGTAGGATGCTACGATAACACCAGAACCCACTACCCAATCTACGGCAAAAGAGTCGGCGAACTTGTAGGCAGCGGTGAATGTGAACTAGGAGTAGTGCTTTGCGGTACAGGAGTTGGAATAACAACAGCTGTAAACAAGGCTTTTGGAACCAGATGTGCCCTAGTAAGGGATGTAGAAACAGCAAGAGCAGCCAAAAGAGAATTAAATGCCAATGTAATAGGCTTTGGCGGAATGATTGTTGGAAAAGACTTGGCTCTTGAAATCGTAGATGGATTCCTAGAAACTCAATACGAGGAAAGCCCTGAAAGGGAAAAAATAATCGAAAAGATAATGGCAATCGAAGAATCCTATAAAGAGGATAAAGAAAAACAAGTTGCAAACCCAGAATTTTTCACAGAATTTATTGAAAAATGGGACAGAGGCGAATATCACGATTAATTAGGAGTAAAAAATGACAAGCGAAAAGAATTTAACAAGACAAGAAATTGGTATGATTGGTTTTGAAATCGTAGCCTACGCAGGAGATGCAAGAAGCTCTCTACTAGAAGCAATCAAATGTGCAAAAAAAGGTGAATTTGACAAAATTGACGGCCTTGTAAGAGACGCTCAAGAAAACCTAAACATAGCCCACGCTAAGCAAACAGAGATGTTAGCCTTAGAGGCCCAAGGAAAAGATCTTGAAATTGGCTTTATCATGATTCACGCTCAAGACCACCTAATGACTACTATGCTCCTTAAGGATATTGTTTACGATATTTGTGAAATTTATAAAAAATAAAAGAGGTAAAAAATGAATAAATTAGTAGAAAGAATAGAAAAGTTTAAACCTTTCTTTGAAAAATTATCAAGAAATATATATCTAAGATCTATTAGAGATGGATTTATCGCTGGTATGCCAGTGGTATTATTCTCAAGTATTTTCATTCTTATTGCTTTTGTGCCAAACGCCTTTGGTATAGTTTGGAGTGATAAGACTGTAGAAATGCTTATGAAACCTTACAATTACTCTATGGGTATCCTTGGTTTCTTAGTAGCCGGTACAACAGCCAAATCCTTTACCGATATGGTAAATAGGACAATGGATAGGAGAAAACAAATAAACTTCATGTCTACCATGCTTGCGGCTATGATTGGATTTTTGATCCTTTCAGCAGATCCAGCAGGAGAAGGTGGATTCTTATCTTCATTCATGGGAACAAAAGGCCTTATTACAGCCTTCATAGCAGCCTTTGTAACAGTAAATATTTACAAAGTTTGTATGAGAAATGAAGTTACAATAAAGATGCCAAAAGAAGTGCCACCAAACATTTCTAGGGTATTTACAGATTTAATTCCATTTTCACTTGCCATAGTACTTCTTTATGGAGTTGATATTATAGTAAGAAATATGACAGGAAATAGTGTGGCTGAGTCAATTAGTTTGGGACTTGCTCCACTTTTCCAAGCTACAGATGGTTATCTTGGTTTAACATTTATCTTTGGTGCTTATGCATTTTTCTGGTTTATCGGTATCCACGGACCATCAATTGTAGAACCAGCTATAGCAGCAGTTTTATATTCAAACGCAGAAATAAACCTAAGCCTAATGCAAGCAGGCCAACACGCTGATAAGGTAATTACAGCCGGTACACAAATGTTCATAGTAACAATGGGTGGTACTGGTGCAACCCTTGTAGTGCCATTTATGTTTATGCTTCTTGCGAAATCAAAGAGAAATAAGGTGGTAGGAAGGGCATCAGTAGTGCCAACCTTCTTTGGTGTAAACGAACCAATCCTATTTGGTGCACCAATTGTACTAAACCCAGTTTTCTTTGTGCCATTTATCTTAGCTCCAATTGTAAACGTATGGATCTTTAAGTTCTTTGTTGACACACTAGGCATGAACAGCTTTACAGCCAACCTACCTTGGACAACACCAGCTCCACTAGGAATGCTATTAGGACTTAACTTCCAAGTTAAGGCAATAATTCTAATCTTTGTTCTGATAATAGTTGATACTCTAATCTACTATCCATTCTTTAGGGTGTATGATGAAGAAATCCTAGAAGAAGAAAGATCTGGAAAGACTGATGGTTCAAGCGAATTGCAAGAAAAAGTAAAGGCTAATTTCAATACAGAAAAAGCTGATAAGATTTTAGCGGAAAATAAAAAAGAAGAAACACCAGCAGAAAAAGACGCCTTAAAGGCAGATGGGGATGATGATAAACCAATAAATGTCCTCGTACTATGCGCAGGCGGCGGCACAAGCGGACTTCTTGCAAACGCTCTTAACGAAGCGGCAGAAGAATATGGAGCAAAAGTCACAGCAGTAGCAGACAGCTATGGCGCTCACAGGGATATTTTGCCAGACTTTGACCTTGTAATCCTTGCCCCACAAGTTGCTTCAAACTATGACGATATGAAACAGGAAACAGACCCACTGGGAATCAAGTTGGTTAAAACTCAAGGAGCTCAGTATATCGGTCTGTCAAGAGATGGCCAAGCTTCACTTGATTTCGTAAAAGAAAGTATGAAATAATGAGAAAATTACCTAATGATTTTATATTTGGCGGCGCAACAGCAGCCTACCAATGTGAAGGTGCAACAAAAACTGACGGCAAGGGACCAGTTGCCTGGGATAAGTATCTTGAGGAAAACTACTGGTACACAGCAGAGCCAGCTAGCGATTTTTATCACAAATATCCAGTAGACCTAAAACTTGCTGAGGAATTCGGAGTTAACGGAATCAGAATTTCTATAGCCTGGTCTAGGATATTCCCACAAGGCTTTGGAGAAGTCAACCCAAAAGGTGTTGACTTCTACCATAGGGTCTTTGCAGAATGCCATAAAAGAGGGGTGGAGCCTTTCGTAACCCTCCACCATTTTGATACTCCAGAAGCCCTTCACTCAAATGGGGACTTCTTAAATAGGGAAAATATCGAATACTTTGTCGACTATGCTAAGTTCTGTTTTGAAGAATTTAAGGAAGTGAATTTCTGGACAACCTTTAATGAAATAGGACCAATAGGCGACGGCCAATACTTGGTAGGGAAATTCCCACCAGGTATCCAATACGACTTGGCCAAAGTTTTCCAATCCCACCACAATATGATGTTAGCCCACGCCAAGGCCATCCTTGCCTACAAGGAAGGTAAATATGATGGGGAAATCGGAATTGTACACGCTCTTCCAACCAAATATCCATTTGATCCGACAGATGAGAGGGATGTGAGGGCGGCAGAACTTGAAGATATAATCCACAACAAGTTTATCCTAGATGCAACTTATCTTGGAAAATATTCTGAAAAAACCATGGAAGGCGTAAATCACATCCTTGAAGTAAACGGCGGCAGCCTTGATATTAGGGATGAAGATATTGAAATCCTAACAAAGGCTAAAGACTTAAACGACTTTTTGGGAATCAACTACTACATGAGCGATTGGATGGCCCACTTTGATGGGGAAACTGAAATTACCCACAACGGCAAAGGCGATAAGGGTGGTTCATCTTACCAAATCAAGGGAGTAGGCAAAAGAAGGTTTGATGTAGATGTGCCAAGGACCGATTGGGACTGGATGATCTATCCAAAAGGCCTCTATGATCAGATTATGAGGGTAAAAAGAGATTATCCAAACTACAAAAAAATCTATATCACAGAAAACGGCCTAGGCTATAAGGATAAATTTGAAGATAATACTGTCTATGACGATGCAAGAATTGACTATATCAAACAACACTTTGAGGCAATTTGCGATGCCATAGATAACGGGGCTGTTGTAAAGGGATACTTCCTATGGTCACTCATGGATGTATTCTCTTGGTCAAATGGCTACGAGAAGAGGTATGGTCTTTTCTATGTAGACTTTGACACCCAAGAGAGATTTCCAAAGAAATCTGCTTATTGGTACAAAGACCTCGCAGAAACTAAGGAGCTTAAATAAGACTTAACAAAAGCTTCGAGGAATGGAAAAGCAAATGTTAAAAGAAGAAAGACAAAAAATAATTCTAGATAAGCTAAAAGAAAACGACATTATCCAGGTTTCTCAAATGACAGACCTTCTAGATGTTACTGACATGACTATTAGGCGTGATTTGAAGGAACTTGAGGATAGAAATCTCCTCGTGAGGATTCACGGAGGAGCCAGCAAAATCGAAAAGGCCCGTCCAAGGGAGTTTTCAAACGAAGAAAAACTCCTCCAAAACAAGGACCTAAAGATAGAAATTGCTAAGAAAATCAATGAAATCATGGCCCCTGACCAAAATATTTTCTTGGGTGCAGGGTCTACTATAGAATATGTTAGCGAATTTATTGGAGAAAAGAAACTCAATATTTTCACCAATTCACTCTACCTTTTTAGGAAGTTAGTCTTTCTTGATAATGTGAATATTAAGCTAATTGGAGGGGAATTTAGGAGGGTGACAGGGGCCTTTGTTGGTCCCCTAAGCCTTGATCTTGTTGCAAAGATGAGGTTTAACCAGGCCTTTATTGGTGTAAACGGTATTAATAAAGGCAAGGCCTACACCTACAGCCCAGAAGAAGGAATTTTGCAGAAGATGATTTTGGATAATTCCTTTGATAGGTACTTGGTAGCAGACTCCTCCAAGCTTGGCTATGAAGACTTGTATCATTTTTATAATATAGAAGATGCAAGATTTATTACAGATTCTAAAATAAGTCCGGACCAATCCAGTGAGATTGAAAAATATACGGAAATAATTAGATAAAATTAAAAAAAGCCTTATAATAATGGTAGTGACCATTTAATATATAAAGGAGAAAAAATGATATTAACTATTACAGCGAATCCTTCTGTAGATATGTCCTACCAGCTTGATAAGCTTAATATAGACGGTGTCATAAGGACTGATAAGGTTATCAAACACGCAGGAGGTAAGGGTATCCATGTTGGTTATGTCCTTCATGATTTGGGTGCAGATGTTGTCCACTCAGGTTTTGTCGGAGGCAAGCTTGGTGAATTTATAGAAGAAGGTCTCGAACAAAGAGGTCAAAAATCAAAATTCATTAAGATAAAAGAGCCAACTAGAAATTGTCTTGCAATCCTTCACGAGGGAAAACAGACAGAAATCCTTGAGGCAGGTCCAACTATTAGCCAGGCTGAAAGAGAAGAATTTATAAGGAAACTCGACGATATAAGCGCAGGTTGCTCTGTAATTTCTATGTCAGGGTCCCTACCAAAGGGTCTTGATTCAAGTTTTTATGAAGAAATCATAGCCTACGCAAAAAGGCATGGCATCTTTGTTGCTGTCGATACATCTGGACAGACCTTAAAAGATGTCGTAAATGCTAAAATAAAACCAGATTTAATCAAGCCAAACGAAACAGAAGTGGCAGATTTGTTGGGCGAAGAAATCACCAAAGACAATATTAAAGACGCCCTAAAAAAATCTCCTCTAAGCGAGATAGAATACGTAATTGTATCCCTTGGATCAGAGGGAGCAGTTGTTAAGGCGGGAGATAGGATCTTTAAGGCAAGCGTGCCAAGGGTTACCGCAGTAAATCCTGTTGGCAGTGGCGATTCATCCCTTGCAGGGGCAATCTTTGCCATTTCCAAGGATAAAAAACCTGAAGAAGTGATCAAAACATCAATGACATGTGGACTTTTAAATGTTCTAACAGAAGAAATAGCCCATATAGAAATAGAAAAGTTTGATAAATACTACGAGCAAATCCTAGTGGAGGAAATATAAAAATGAAAATATCAAAAGAAAAATTAGCAAACCTAAAAAAACTAGTAAATGAAGACGGTGCAATTGCAGCCCTTGCCATAGACCAAAGAGGCTCTATGGAAAAAATGATGGAAAAAGCTAACCCAGACCTCAACAACGTTGAAGGAATCGGAGCCTACAAGGAATTAGTATCAAAAGAACTAACTCCATACGCATCATCAATCCTACTTGACCCAATCTATGGAGAAAAAGGAATCAAAGCTAAAGATGAAAATGCAGGCCTAATCCTATCCTACGAACAAACTGGTTATGACGAATACGACGAAGGAAGACTACCACGTCTAATCGACTTCATGAGCGTTCTAAGAGCTAAAGAAATGGGAGCAAATGCAATAAAAACCCTACTCTACTACGACTGTGATGATGAAGAAAAAACAAACGACATCAAAAAAGCTTGGGTAGAAAGAGTAGGCTATGAATGTGAAGGCCTAGGTCTACCACACTTCCTAGAAATCATCACCTACGACAGAAACATGGACTCAGAAAAGAACGCTGAATACGCAAAAGTAAGACCACACAAAGTAAACACCGCCATGAAAGAATTCTCAAACCCAAGATACAAAGTAGACGTATTAAAGGTAGAAACACCAACAAACATGAACTTTGTAGAAGGCCTAGGCAAAGATGAAGCGGTTTACACTAGAGAAGAAGCAATCAAACACTTCAAAGAACAATCTCTATCAACTGACCTCCCATACATCTTCCTATCAGGAGGAATCACAGCAAGCCTCTTCCAAGAAACACTAAAACTTGCCAAAGAAGCAGAAGCAAACTTCAACGGAGTTTTATGCGGAAGAGCAACATGGAAAGACTCAGTAGAAATCTTCGGCAAAGACCAAGCAGAAGCTAAAAAATGGCTAGAAACAACAGGCAAGGAAAACATCCAAACCCTAAACGAAGTCCTAAAACAAACAGCTCACTCTGTATTTGATAAGATAGAAGAATAATAAGGCGAAAAGCTCTGGGAAACCAGGGCTTTTTTTAGTAAAATTTAGATTAATCTATAAAATAAAAAACAAAAAAGGTATTATGATAAAGACAAGCAGAAATAATAAATGAACCTATAAGGAGACACCTATATGTTTAATAACCTAGAAGACATCCTAAGAGACCTATCCCAGGGCCTTTTCCTTCTATCAATTCCTGTAAATATCTTGTATTTTTCTTTGAACAAGCTTGATAAAAAACTTGATCAAAAACTAGGAGATAAAAATGACTAGGGAAGAAATTTTATACACCTTTTTGTTATTGGCTTGGGGAATAATCCTAGTAGTTGGAATAGTAAGGGTGAAGAGATTATTAAAATCAATAAATGATAAGATTGATAAGCTTTAATTAGGAAAACAAGGATAATTTCAAGAAAACGGGTATATATTTATTGGCAAGTATTAGTTAAAATTATGGCCAAAGCTAAAAAAGTATAACTTACACAATTATTCGAATGCGAGAGGAGAAAGAAAAATTCCTATGGAAGAAAAGGAAATAATAGAAAAATTAAAGGTGGATCCTAGAAATAAAGCATATACAGACAGGGGAATTGGTCCGATTTTTCAATTTAATAGGAATTCTAAAATTTTGATAATTGGACAAGCTCCTGGGAAAAGGGTTGAAGAAACTGGTATTTTATTCAATGACAAGAGTGGGGAAAATCTTGTCAAATGGCTTGGTATATCGGAAGATGCCCTCCATAGTGAATAT
This genomic window from Anaerococcus murdochii contains:
- a CDS encoding RpiB/LacA/LacB family sugar-phosphate isomerase → MKVFLASDMDGKGLKDALVEEVKRLGYDYEDLTEEGFDLVDSSKAVCQKLLEVDGMLTSGSDDQSVGVVIDKYGAGSYMACSKHKGMIAAEVSEERSALMTKRHNGARILVMGSAIVGEELAKSCLRSFLSHGYDGGRHQIRIDMLNKML
- the lacB gene encoding galactose-6-phosphate isomerase subunit LacB, which produces MKIALGCDHIVTSLKMQVSDHLKSLGHEVYDVGCYDNTRTHYPIYGKRVGELVGSGECELGVVLCGTGVGITTAVNKAFGTRCALVRDVETARAAKRELNANVIGFGGMIVGKDLALEIVDGFLETQYEESPEREKIIEKIMAIEESYKEDKEKQVANPEFFTEFIEKWDRGEYHD
- a CDS encoding PTS lactose/cellobiose transporter subunit IIA, with translation MTSEKNLTRQEIGMIGFEIVAYAGDARSSLLEAIKCAKKGEFDKIDGLVRDAQENLNIAHAKQTEMLALEAQGKDLEIGFIMIHAQDHLMTTMLLKDIVYDICEIYKK
- a CDS encoding lactose-specific PTS transporter subunit EIIC, which gives rise to MNKLVERIEKFKPFFEKLSRNIYLRSIRDGFIAGMPVVLFSSIFILIAFVPNAFGIVWSDKTVEMLMKPYNYSMGILGFLVAGTTAKSFTDMVNRTMDRRKQINFMSTMLAAMIGFLILSADPAGEGGFLSSFMGTKGLITAFIAAFVTVNIYKVCMRNEVTIKMPKEVPPNISRVFTDLIPFSLAIVLLYGVDIIVRNMTGNSVAESISLGLAPLFQATDGYLGLTFIFGAYAFFWFIGIHGPSIVEPAIAAVLYSNAEINLSLMQAGQHADKVITAGTQMFIVTMGGTGATLVVPFMFMLLAKSKRNKVVGRASVVPTFFGVNEPILFGAPIVLNPVFFVPFILAPIVNVWIFKFFVDTLGMNSFTANLPWTTPAPLGMLLGLNFQVKAIILIFVLIIVDTLIYYPFFRVYDEEILEEERSGKTDGSSELQEKVKANFNTEKADKILAENKKEETPAEKDALKADGDDDKPINVLVLCAGGGTSGLLANALNEAAEEYGAKVTAVADSYGAHRDILPDFDLVILAPQVASNYDDMKQETDPLGIKLVKTQGAQYIGLSRDGQASLDFVKESMK
- the lacG gene encoding 6-phospho-beta-galactosidase; the protein is MRKLPNDFIFGGATAAYQCEGATKTDGKGPVAWDKYLEENYWYTAEPASDFYHKYPVDLKLAEEFGVNGIRISIAWSRIFPQGFGEVNPKGVDFYHRVFAECHKRGVEPFVTLHHFDTPEALHSNGDFLNRENIEYFVDYAKFCFEEFKEVNFWTTFNEIGPIGDGQYLVGKFPPGIQYDLAKVFQSHHNMMLAHAKAILAYKEGKYDGEIGIVHALPTKYPFDPTDERDVRAAELEDIIHNKFILDATYLGKYSEKTMEGVNHILEVNGGSLDIRDEDIEILTKAKDLNDFLGINYYMSDWMAHFDGETEITHNGKGDKGGSSYQIKGVGKRRFDVDVPRTDWDWMIYPKGLYDQIMRVKRDYPNYKKIYITENGLGYKDKFEDNTVYDDARIDYIKQHFEAICDAIDNGAVVKGYFLWSLMDVFSWSNGYEKRYGLFYVDFDTQERFPKKSAYWYKDLAETKELK
- a CDS encoding DeoR/GlpR family DNA-binding transcription regulator — its product is MLKEERQKIILDKLKENDIIQVSQMTDLLDVTDMTIRRDLKELEDRNLLVRIHGGASKIEKARPREFSNEEKLLQNKDLKIEIAKKINEIMAPDQNIFLGAGSTIEYVSEFIGEKKLNIFTNSLYLFRKLVFLDNVNIKLIGGEFRRVTGAFVGPLSLDLVAKMRFNQAFIGVNGINKGKAYTYSPEEGILQKMILDNSFDRYLVADSSKLGYEDLYHFYNIEDARFITDSKISPDQSSEIEKYTEIIR
- a CDS encoding 1-phosphofructokinase family hexose kinase, with product MILTITANPSVDMSYQLDKLNIDGVIRTDKVIKHAGGKGIHVGYVLHDLGADVVHSGFVGGKLGEFIEEGLEQRGQKSKFIKIKEPTRNCLAILHEGKQTEILEAGPTISQAEREEFIRKLDDISAGCSVISMSGSLPKGLDSSFYEEIIAYAKRHGIFVAVDTSGQTLKDVVNAKIKPDLIKPNETEVADLLGEEITKDNIKDALKKSPLSEIEYVIVSLGSEGAVVKAGDRIFKASVPRVTAVNPVGSGDSSLAGAIFAISKDKKPEEVIKTSMTCGLLNVLTEEIAHIEIEKFDKYYEQILVEEI
- a CDS encoding tagatose 1,6-diphosphate aldolase, translated to MKISKEKLANLKKLVNEDGAIAALAIDQRGSMEKMMEKANPDLNNVEGIGAYKELVSKELTPYASSILLDPIYGEKGIKAKDENAGLILSYEQTGYDEYDEGRLPRLIDFMSVLRAKEMGANAIKTLLYYDCDDEEKTNDIKKAWVERVGYECEGLGLPHFLEIITYDRNMDSEKNAEYAKVRPHKVNTAMKEFSNPRYKVDVLKVETPTNMNFVEGLGKDEAVYTREEAIKHFKEQSLSTDLPYIFLSGGITASLFQETLKLAKEAEANFNGVLCGRATWKDSVEIFGKDQAEAKKWLETTGKENIQTLNEVLKQTAHSVFDKIEE